One genomic region from Leptolyngbyaceae cyanobacterium JSC-12 encodes:
- a CDS encoding SSU ribosomal protein S17P (IMG reference gene:2510097099~PFAM: Ribosomal protein S17~TIGRFAM: 30S ribosomal protein S17) — protein MAVKERVGLVVSDKMEKTVVVAVENRSAHPKYGKIVAKTKRYKAHDEDNKCKIGDRVRIQETRPLSRTKRWQVIDILTTATQA, from the coding sequence ATGGCAGTAAAAGAACGAGTTGGCTTAGTTGTCAGCGACAAGATGGAAAAAACAGTGGTGGTTGCGGTCGAGAACCGTTCCGCTCATCCCAAATACGGCAAGATTGTCGCAAAAACTAAGCGCTATAAAGCTCACGATGAAGACAATAAGTGCAAGATTGGCGATCGCGTTCGTATCCAGGAAACTCGCCCTCTGAGTCGCACTAAGCGCTGGCAAGTGATCGATATTTTGACCACGGCAACCCAAGCGTAG
- a CDS encoding ribosomal protein L29 (IMG reference gene:2510097100~PFAM: Ribosomal L29 protein~TIGRFAM: ribosomal protein L29), with the protein MALPKIDEVRSLTDEELEEQIIAVKKQLFELRFQKGTRRLEKSHEFKHNRHRLAQLLTVEGERQRQKQQAEV; encoded by the coding sequence ATGGCCCTACCAAAGATTGATGAAGTGCGCAGCTTAACCGACGAGGAGCTTGAAGAGCAGATCATTGCTGTGAAAAAGCAACTGTTTGAATTGAGATTTCAAAAAGGTACTCGACGCTTAGAGAAATCCCATGAATTTAAACATAATCGTCATCGCTTGGCTCAACTGTTGACGGTTGAGGGAGAGCGTCAACGGCAAAAACAGCAGGCTGAAGTATAA
- a CDS encoding ribosomal protein L16, bacterial/organelle (IMG reference gene:2510097101~PFAM: Ribosomal protein L16p/L10e~TIGRFAM: ribosomal protein L16, bacterial/organelle), whose product MLSPRRTKFRKQQRGRMKGLATRGNELNFGEFGLQALEPTWITSRQIEASRRAMTRYIRRGGKIWIRIFPDKPVTMRPAETRMGSGKGAPEFWVAVVKPGRIMFEIAGVPEATAREAMRLAQYKLPIKTKFITRETTEES is encoded by the coding sequence ATGTTAAGCCCAAGAAGAACAAAATTTCGTAAACAACAACGCGGACGCATGAAAGGGTTGGCAACCCGTGGAAATGAACTGAATTTTGGAGAATTCGGACTCCAAGCCCTAGAGCCTACCTGGATTACCTCGCGTCAGATTGAAGCTAGCCGTCGTGCTATGACACGTTACATTCGTCGGGGTGGCAAAATCTGGATTCGGATATTCCCAGATAAACCTGTCACAATGCGCCCTGCTGAAACTCGGATGGGTTCTGGTAAAGGTGCGCCTGAATTTTGGGTCGCTGTTGTAAAACCGGGGCGAATCATGTTTGAAATTGCTGGAGTGCCAGAAGCAACTGCTCGTGAGGCAATGCGCTTGGCACAGTACAAACTCCCCATCAAAACAAAATTTATTACACGCGAAACCACAGAGGAATCTTGA